In Colwellia sp. M166, a genomic segment contains:
- a CDS encoding glutaredoxin family protein yields the protein MKRVILYTMSNCPHCQTAKRYLEEKNIPFRLCNIKTAAGQKEFSKLNLRGVPVLKIGDQVLNGFNIKNFNQLYKGY from the coding sequence ATGAAACGTGTCATTCTCTATACCATGAGTAATTGCCCTCATTGTCAAACGGCCAAGCGCTACCTCGAAGAGAAGAATATCCCTTTTCGTTTATGTAATATTAAAACCGCGGCTGGGCAAAAAGAATTTTCTAAATTAAACTTACGCGGCGTACCTGTATTGAAAATCGGAGATCAAGTACTGAATGGTTTCAATATAAAAAACTTCAATCAACTGTATAAAGGCTACTAG
- a CDS encoding fumarylacetoacetate hydrolase family protein: MKSVKVDSGYTIPSKIICVGRNYVNHISELGNEVPDDMVIFLKPNSAIGHQLRSYHQETLHYEAELCFLYQQGCFSAVAIGLDLTKRALQSQLKAKGLPWERAKAFTDSALFSHFVTLATIDDELALELSINGESRQTGTVAMMLYSPQAILKEIQSFIELEDGDIIMTGTPAGVGEVVAGDVFEGQVRTGDSVLVSQQWQAI, from the coding sequence ATGAAGTCGGTTAAAGTTGATAGCGGTTATACCATTCCCTCAAAGATTATTTGTGTTGGGAGGAATTATGTTAATCATATCAGTGAATTAGGCAATGAAGTGCCTGATGATATGGTGATATTTCTTAAGCCTAATAGCGCCATAGGCCATCAACTACGCTCGTATCACCAAGAGACATTACATTATGAAGCCGAACTTTGTTTTCTCTATCAGCAAGGCTGTTTCTCTGCTGTTGCTATCGGTTTAGATCTTACTAAGCGGGCATTGCAGTCTCAGTTGAAAGCAAAAGGCTTGCCGTGGGAGCGTGCTAAGGCTTTCACAGATTCTGCGCTTTTTAGTCATTTTGTCACGCTAGCTACTATTGATGATGAGTTGGCACTAGAGCTATCTATTAATGGTGAGTCTCGACAAACAGGGACTGTTGCCATGATGCTGTATTCACCACAAGCGATATTAAAAGAAATACAATCTTTTATTGAATTAGAAGATGGCGATATCATTATGACAGGTACGCCAGCAGGTGTTGGTGAAGTAGTCGCTGGTGATGTTTTTGAAGGACAAGTACGAACTGGTGATAGTGTTTTAGTAAGCCAACAATGGCAAGCCATTTAG
- a CDS encoding sensor histidine kinase codes for MSNSKVPKIKTTHNSFSIKSLSIKSLTLLGFGLVALPLVIALIFGASQVNTLAKQSEGAIIDIAKVLDSQQLLKSNQIKMERSAAQYLVLRDQALATSYHEQSQQILQLTKQLIITSQDHSLQQLVIEYAETITTLIEQTMPSAVKKSPTDSTIIKPIQSKFNALTQIYEQITQRSNELNTLHITNIKQAAQATRDIMIQSLIIIPVSLLIAAIFIFLITSPLKILTQKIFRLQQGDFDQEIKVTGSPEIQEIALALENMRTRLQALELQKSSFIRHISHELKTPLAAIREGTELLYDNSVGELNAEQQEISQIIKDSVFRLQKHIEDLLDFNIVLDSTSLQDCESMPIDNVISQVLAERKLDIKRKKINLKKTSNNVFLVSNRKQVAVIIDNILSNAIKYSPDEGVIEITTVLVDEQLQIFISDQGIGITQENQDKIFDAFYQGIAPENNAIKGSGLGLTIVKELLLRLNGNIELMYPQGEQVGTKMKITLPRAFRQEEKI; via the coding sequence GTGAGTAATTCAAAAGTACCAAAAATCAAAACAACTCATAACAGTTTTTCGATTAAGAGTTTATCAATAAAATCATTAACTTTATTAGGTTTTGGCTTAGTCGCTTTACCACTGGTTATTGCGTTAATTTTTGGCGCTTCACAGGTTAATACTCTTGCTAAACAAAGCGAGGGAGCAATTATCGATATAGCAAAAGTATTAGATAGCCAGCAGTTATTAAAAAGTAACCAAATAAAAATGGAACGCAGCGCCGCACAATATTTAGTGCTGCGAGATCAAGCTTTAGCAACAAGCTATCATGAGCAAAGTCAGCAAATACTACAGCTGACTAAACAGTTAATTATTACCAGCCAAGACCATAGCTTACAACAGCTAGTTATTGAGTACGCTGAAACTATCACTACGCTCATTGAGCAAACCATGCCATCAGCAGTAAAAAAGTCACCAACCGACAGCACAATTATCAAACCGATCCAAAGCAAATTTAATGCACTAACACAAATTTATGAACAAATTACGCAACGCAGTAACGAGCTAAATACCCTGCATATCACTAATATTAAGCAAGCCGCCCAAGCCACTCGCGATATTATGATCCAGAGCTTAATTATTATTCCGGTCAGTTTACTGATCGCGGCAATATTCATTTTTTTAATCACCAGCCCATTAAAAATATTAACGCAAAAGATTTTTCGCCTACAGCAAGGTGATTTTGACCAGGAGATTAAAGTAACCGGCTCACCCGAAATTCAAGAAATAGCACTGGCATTAGAGAATATGCGGACGCGTTTACAAGCCTTAGAGTTACAAAAATCAAGTTTCATTCGACATATTTCACATGAACTAAAAACCCCGCTTGCTGCAATTAGAGAGGGTACTGAGCTACTTTACGATAATAGTGTCGGTGAGTTGAATGCCGAGCAGCAGGAAATATCTCAAATCATTAAAGACAGCGTATTTCGCTTACAAAAACATATTGAAGATTTACTCGACTTTAATATTGTCCTCGACTCAACAAGCTTACAAGACTGCGAGTCAATGCCGATTGATAATGTTATATCTCAGGTACTAGCAGAGCGAAAACTGGACATAAAAAGAAAAAAAATCAATTTAAAGAAAACCAGTAACAATGTATTTCTTGTCAGTAACCGTAAACAAGTAGCAGTAATTATCGATAATATATTATCCAATGCGATAAAGTATTCTCCAGATGAAGGCGTCATCGAGATTACAACTGTACTTGTTGATGAGCAATTACAAATTTTTATTAGCGATCAGGGCATAGGAATTACCCAAGAAAACCAAGACAAAATATTTGATGCCTTTTATCAAGGAATAGCACCTGAAAATAACGCGATCAAAGGCAGCGGTCTTGGTTTAACAATAGTAAAAGAGCTATTATTACGTCTCAATGGCAACATTGAACTGATGTATCCACAAGGCGAGCAAGTTGGAACTAAAATGAAAATCACTTTGCCACGCGCTTTTCGTCAAGAGGAAAAAATATAA
- a CDS encoding sigma 54-interacting transcriptional regulator, translating to MNNPNPPKVIIDSKVLIVDDDPSLLRLLGIRLSAAGYQVESAKNAKIALGRLESFHPQLVISDLKMEGMDGMALFEQIRAKHPHIPVIIMTAHGTIPDAINATKQGVFSFLTKPFESKELLEIVQQAIRLQPAELNHSQTDNQWRDKIISRSTVMESLLQQSKQVAKSDFSLLIHSQSGTGKELLAKAIHLASPRHQEKFTAINCAAIPEQLLESELFGHNKGAFTGAERNHIGLFQATDGGTLFLDEIGDMPMSFQVKLLRVLQEREVRPVGSTQSIKVDVRIISATHKNLQQAIIDKTFREDLYYRLNVVELELPPLSERREDIPLLAQYFLSKSTEQSQINISGFSQEAMEMLISAAWPGNIRQLQNVVEQTVALSTEPLISEMLVRNALRDKTTILPSFVQARDKFERDYLAKLLRITAGNVSQAAKIAQRNRTEFYKLLNRHHLSAEAFREE from the coding sequence ATGAACAACCCAAACCCGCCTAAAGTGATAATCGACAGTAAAGTTCTTATCGTCGATGACGATCCTAGTTTGTTGCGCTTACTCGGTATTCGTTTATCAGCAGCTGGCTATCAAGTTGAGTCAGCAAAAAATGCTAAAATAGCTTTAGGGCGATTAGAAAGCTTTCATCCACAATTGGTGATCAGCGACCTGAAAATGGAAGGTATGGACGGTATGGCACTGTTTGAGCAAATTCGCGCCAAGCATCCTCATATTCCCGTCATTATTATGACCGCACACGGCACGATTCCCGATGCCATAAATGCCACAAAACAAGGCGTTTTTAGCTTTCTCACTAAGCCATTTGAAAGTAAAGAATTACTAGAAATAGTACAACAAGCTATTCGGCTACAACCGGCAGAGCTAAACCATAGCCAGACTGATAATCAATGGCGTGACAAAATTATTAGCCGTAGTACGGTTATGGAGTCACTTTTACAGCAAAGTAAACAGGTGGCAAAAAGCGACTTCAGTTTACTTATTCATAGCCAAAGTGGTACCGGCAAAGAACTATTAGCAAAAGCTATTCACTTAGCTAGCCCGCGACATCAAGAAAAATTTACCGCAATTAATTGCGCCGCGATTCCTGAACAATTACTTGAGTCTGAGTTATTTGGCCATAACAAAGGCGCATTTACCGGTGCGGAAAGAAACCACATTGGCTTATTTCAGGCCACTGATGGTGGGACACTATTTTTAGATGAAATTGGTGATATGCCGATGAGCTTTCAAGTCAAACTTCTGCGAGTATTACAAGAACGAGAAGTTCGCCCTGTCGGCAGTACACAATCGATTAAAGTCGATGTTCGGATCATTTCAGCTACCCATAAAAACTTGCAACAAGCCATCATCGATAAAACCTTTCGTGAAGATTTATATTATCGCTTGAATGTTGTTGAACTTGAGTTACCCCCGCTATCTGAGCGCCGAGAAGATATTCCCTTACTTGCTCAGTATTTTTTGAGTAAATCAACAGAGCAATCACAGATTAATATTTCCGGTTTTTCCCAAGAAGCCATGGAGATGCTGATCAGCGCCGCTTGGCCCGGCAATATTAGGCAACTACAAAATGTTGTTGAGCAAACAGTCGCACTATCGACTGAACCGTTAATCAGTGAAATGTTAGTGAGAAATGCCTTACGCGATAAAACCACAATATTGCCATCATTTGTCCAAGCCAGAGATAAATTTGAACGCGATTATCTCGCCAAATTATTAAGAATTACCGCCGGAAATGTTTCACAAGCGGCTAAAATAGCACAAAGAAATCGTACCGAATTTTACAAATTGCTCAACCGTCATCACCTTTCAGCAGAGGCATTTAGAGAGGAATAA
- a CDS encoding FKBP-type peptidyl-prolyl cis-trans isomerase, whose product MTKAIILIIVLGLIVCFFVRNNANREAAKVNAAQAAKFLQENKHKEGVIETASGLQYKVLTAGDDDAHPTARSKVTVHYHGTLLDGTVFDSSVDRNEPISFALNQVIKGWTEGLQLMVIGEKTRLFIPANLGYGNSAAGKIPPGALLIFDVELLAIK is encoded by the coding sequence ATGACTAAAGCTATTATTCTCATCATTGTACTGGGCTTAATTGTATGCTTTTTCGTGCGTAATAATGCCAATCGTGAAGCGGCTAAGGTTAATGCAGCACAAGCGGCTAAATTTTTACAAGAGAATAAACATAAAGAGGGGGTGATTGAAACCGCCTCTGGTTTGCAATATAAAGTTTTAACCGCAGGTGACGATGATGCTCATCCTACCGCGAGATCAAAAGTAACCGTGCATTATCATGGTACTTTGCTCGATGGCACCGTATTTGATAGCTCAGTTGACAGAAATGAGCCAATAAGCTTTGCTTTAAACCAAGTTATAAAAGGTTGGACTGAAGGACTACAACTGATGGTTATTGGTGAGAAAACGCGTTTATTTATTCCAGCAAACCTAGGCTATGGTAATAGTGCGGCAGGTAAAATTCCACCAGGTGCTTTATTGATTTTTGATGTTGAGTTACTTGCTATAAAATAG
- a CDS encoding pseudouridine synthase, which produces MALNKARLDRFLAQYCQISRKDVRLMLAKNRVKINGVLAHDIDEIIDTFSHITLDGQVIQANSAHYIMLNKPVGVVSATQDSQHKTVIDLLEQPFKNELHIVGRLDLNTSGLVLLTNDSRWSERLTLPEHKVSKRYIVSLKNKLHTEYISAFAEGMYFGFEDITTKPAKLTIINDYQAEVELIEGRYHQIKRMFGRFQNAVTALHRASIGNLPLDSELSAGQSRILTSVEVNNIGK; this is translated from the coding sequence ATGGCACTAAATAAGGCAAGACTGGATCGCTTTCTAGCACAATACTGTCAAATCAGTCGCAAAGATGTGCGGCTGATGCTGGCGAAAAATAGAGTGAAAATTAATGGTGTTCTTGCCCATGATATAGATGAGATTATCGATACGTTCAGCCATATCACATTAGATGGTCAGGTCATTCAAGCTAACTCAGCGCATTATATAATGCTGAATAAGCCGGTTGGCGTGGTGAGCGCTACCCAAGATAGTCAGCATAAAACCGTGATTGACCTACTGGAACAACCGTTTAAAAATGAGCTACACATTGTTGGTCGGCTTGACCTTAATACCTCAGGTCTAGTGTTATTGACCAATGATAGTCGTTGGTCTGAGCGCTTAACTTTACCTGAGCATAAAGTCAGTAAGCGTTATATTGTCAGCTTGAAAAATAAACTTCATACAGAATATATTAGCGCTTTTGCTGAAGGTATGTATTTTGGTTTTGAAGATATCACAACAAAACCGGCAAAATTAACCATTATTAATGACTATCAGGCTGAAGTGGAGTTAATTGAAGGGCGCTACCATCAAATTAAACGTATGTTTGGCCGTTTTCAAAATGCTGTTACTGCTTTGCATCGTGCATCTATTGGCAACTTACCACTGGATAGTGAGTTGTCCGCTGGGCAAAGTAGAATATTAACCTCCGTAGAGGTGAATAATATTGGAAAATAA
- a CDS encoding mechanosensitive ion channel family protein: MAESSTASNTEQITRTLDPTLLLKDELDQVGRIYNIIVEFFTNYSFQLIGAFIIFIIGYMFAGKIANVVLKLCERHKLDVTLSRFLANTSKMLIVVMITIVALGKLGISVTPFIAAIGAISLGAGLALQGLLANYAAGFNIIIIRPFVVGDTITVQGVTGLVKEVLLAYTILSDEDNVEITIPNKHIVGEILHNSRHDSLLELSVGIDYSENPLEVVAMLEEVIGKLDIVSEVRKPLIGIDAFADSAINIAIRLWTPTEHLYSAKYTAYKEIYQALDNANIKIPFPQRDVHFIKGSA, encoded by the coding sequence ATGGCCGAATCGAGCACCGCTAGCAACACTGAGCAAATAACTAGAACTTTAGATCCCACCCTGTTACTGAAAGATGAACTGGACCAAGTTGGCCGTATTTATAATATTATTGTCGAGTTTTTTACTAACTACAGCTTCCAATTAATTGGTGCCTTTATAATTTTCATTATTGGCTACATGTTTGCCGGTAAAATCGCCAACGTTGTGTTGAAGTTATGTGAGCGACATAAGCTTGATGTCACCTTAAGCCGCTTTTTAGCTAACACCAGTAAAATGCTGATTGTGGTGATGATCACGATAGTGGCTTTAGGTAAGTTAGGTATCAGTGTTACGCCATTTATTGCCGCTATTGGTGCTATTTCATTAGGTGCTGGTTTAGCGTTACAAGGCTTATTAGCTAACTATGCCGCTGGTTTCAATATCATCATCATTCGTCCTTTTGTTGTTGGTGATACCATTACAGTACAAGGTGTTACCGGGCTAGTGAAAGAAGTGCTACTGGCTTATACTATTTTATCGGATGAAGATAACGTCGAAATTACCATTCCAAATAAACATATTGTTGGTGAGATTTTACACAATTCGCGCCATGATTCGTTGTTAGAGCTAAGTGTTGGTATTGATTATAGTGAAAACCCGTTAGAAGTTGTTGCTATGCTCGAAGAAGTAATAGGCAAATTGGATATCGTTAGTGAAGTACGTAAGCCGCTTATTGGTATTGATGCTTTTGCTGATAGTGCTATTAATATCGCCATACGCTTATGGACGCCAACAGAGCATTTATATAGTGCAAAATACACTGCCTACAAAGAAATTTATCAGGCATTAGATAACGCCAATATTAAAATTCCATTTCCACAACGTGATGTTCATTTTATTAAGGGTTCGGCTTAA
- the thiC gene encoding phosphomethylpyrimidine synthase ThiC yields the protein MSSLSRRERRNQATEFLTNVADQSFPNSKKVYVPGKIHDIRVGMREISLSDTLVGGDKNTPNHEKNPPLCVYDTSGFYTDDTVNIDVHKGIPRLREQWITSRNDVEFLPEKSSSYSQQRLADEGLDHIRFEHLPKVRKAKKGKNVTQMHYARQGIITPEMEYIAIRENIKRQEVKDEILLQQHPGQSFGASIPEQITAKFVRDEVARGRAIIPVNINHPEVEPMIIGRNFLIKVNANIGNSAVTSSIEEEVEKLVWSTKWGADTVMDLSTGRYIHETREWIIRNSPVPIGTVPIYQALEKVNGVAEDLTWEIFRDTLIEQAEQGVDYFTIHAGVLLRYVPMTAKRVTGIVSRGGSIMAKWCLAHHKENFLYTHFEDICEILKTYDVSFSLGDGLRPGSVADANDEAQFSELRTLGELTKIAWQHEVQTIIEGPGHVPLHMIQKNMAEQLKHCGEAPFYTLGPLTTDIAPGYDHITSGIGAANIGWYGCAMLCYVTPKEHLGLPNKDDVKEGLMTYKIAAHAGDLAKGHPGAQIRDNAMSKARFEFRWYDQFNISLDPEKARAYHDETLPQESGKVAHFCSMCGPKFCSMKISQEVRDYAAGLDNAANSEQHIEVKLLDETISISTQGMAEKSAEFKANGSELYHQREKLQRKSQR from the coding sequence ATGAGTTCATTATCAAGACGCGAACGTCGAAACCAAGCAACAGAATTTTTAACAAACGTTGCTGATCAATCATTCCCAAATTCTAAAAAAGTGTACGTACCGGGCAAGATACACGATATTCGTGTCGGTATGCGCGAAATATCTTTGTCTGATACCTTAGTCGGTGGCGACAAAAACACCCCTAACCACGAAAAAAATCCGCCTTTATGTGTTTATGATACTTCGGGGTTCTATACCGACGACACTGTCAACATTGATGTCCATAAAGGTATTCCACGGTTACGTGAACAATGGATAACATCACGCAACGATGTTGAATTTTTACCAGAAAAATCATCTTCCTACAGTCAGCAACGCTTAGCAGATGAAGGGCTTGACCACATTCGCTTTGAACACTTACCGAAAGTACGTAAAGCTAAAAAAGGTAAAAATGTCACGCAAATGCATTATGCTCGTCAAGGTATTATTACCCCTGAAATGGAATATATTGCTATTCGCGAGAATATCAAACGTCAAGAAGTGAAAGACGAAATACTGCTGCAACAGCACCCAGGGCAGTCATTTGGCGCTAGCATTCCTGAACAAATCACCGCAAAATTTGTCCGTGATGAAGTAGCAAGAGGTCGGGCAATAATACCGGTAAACATTAACCACCCTGAAGTTGAACCTATGATCATTGGGCGAAATTTTTTGATCAAAGTAAACGCTAATATTGGCAATTCAGCCGTTACCTCTTCTATTGAAGAAGAAGTTGAAAAGCTCGTTTGGTCAACCAAATGGGGCGCAGATACGGTCATGGATCTTTCGACCGGTCGCTATATTCATGAAACCCGTGAATGGATCATTCGCAACTCTCCGGTGCCGATTGGCACGGTACCAATTTATCAAGCCTTAGAAAAAGTTAACGGTGTCGCCGAAGATCTTACTTGGGAAATATTTCGCGATACCTTAATTGAGCAAGCAGAGCAAGGGGTTGATTACTTTACTATTCACGCCGGTGTTCTGCTGCGCTACGTACCAATGACCGCTAAACGGGTTACGGGTATTGTCTCTCGTGGTGGCTCAATTATGGCGAAGTGGTGTTTGGCCCATCATAAAGAAAACTTTCTCTATACGCATTTTGAAGACATTTGCGAAATATTAAAAACCTACGATGTCTCTTTTTCATTAGGCGATGGTTTGCGTCCGGGGTCGGTGGCTGATGCGAATGATGAAGCACAATTTTCTGAGTTACGCACTTTAGGTGAGTTAACAAAAATAGCTTGGCAGCATGAGGTACAAACCATTATTGAAGGCCCTGGTCATGTACCACTACACATGATCCAGAAGAACATGGCCGAGCAACTGAAGCATTGCGGGGAAGCACCTTTTTACACCTTAGGACCACTAACAACCGATATTGCACCTGGCTATGATCACATCACCTCAGGCATCGGTGCCGCTAATATTGGCTGGTATGGCTGCGCCATGCTTTGTTACGTCACCCCAAAAGAGCATTTAGGCTTACCTAATAAAGACGATGTTAAAGAAGGCTTAATGACCTATAAAATTGCTGCTCATGCTGGTGATTTAGCCAAAGGCCATCCCGGCGCACAAATTCGCGATAACGCCATGTCTAAAGCCCGTTTTGAGTTTCGCTGGTACGATCAATTCAATATCAGCTTAGATCCTGAAAAAGCACGCGCTTATCACGATGAAACCTTGCCACAAGAATCAGGCAAAGTTGCGCATTTTTGTTCAATGTGTGGCCCTAAATTTTGTTCGATGAAAATCTCTCAAGAGGTACGAGATTATGCCGCCGGCTTAGATAATGCAGCTAATAGCGAACAACATATTGAAGTCAAGCTGCTTGATGAAACCATCAGTATTTCAACCCAAGGTATGGCGGAAAAATCAGCTGAATTTAAAGCCAATGGTAGCGAGCTTTATCACCAGCGTGAAAAGCTTCAACGCAAATCACAACGTTAG
- a CDS encoding FAD-binding oxidoreductase: protein MPTIAIIGAGLMGRLLALSLNRQGYQVTLFDKDQKNGQQSAAYAAAGLLTPLGEAMHSPANIVAMGFAALPLWPKLLTTLSGYSFFQQSGSLVVSHEQDKADRQRLGRFLANHYPNHEQHQLNREQLAALEPELAYKFSQALYLPSEGQIGNRKLLIALHQQLTDEGVEWRSKTTVIRMKSDHFTHGCQLHFHDSQQSKNVQQQSFDLAIDCRGIGAKKSTKNELDNNAELSDLRAVRGELFQLFAPQVNISRPVRLMHPRYQLYIAPKGKGHYVIGATEIESDDISPMTVRSAMELLSAAFSVHPGFAEANIRQHISQVRPAFSDNQPKIIANNALMQVNGLYRHGFLIAPIVLSQVLEHVDNLMRQQHRHIDDYRYTSLLSIYQTEPCY from the coding sequence ATGCCAACTATTGCTATTATTGGCGCCGGCCTAATGGGTCGCTTGCTAGCCTTGTCGTTAAATCGACAAGGCTACCAAGTCACGCTATTCGATAAAGACCAAAAAAACGGTCAGCAAAGTGCCGCTTATGCCGCCGCGGGGCTATTAACGCCACTTGGTGAAGCGATGCACAGCCCTGCCAATATTGTGGCGATGGGCTTTGCTGCTCTCCCCTTATGGCCGAAATTACTAACAACACTTAGCGGTTATAGCTTTTTTCAACAGTCAGGTTCGCTAGTTGTTAGCCATGAACAAGATAAAGCTGACCGTCAAAGGCTCGGCAGGTTTTTAGCCAATCATTACCCAAACCATGAACAACATCAGTTAAACCGAGAGCAACTTGCGGCACTAGAGCCGGAGCTAGCGTATAAATTTTCACAGGCGCTTTATTTACCCAGCGAAGGACAAATCGGTAATCGAAAACTACTGATTGCTTTACATCAGCAACTCACTGACGAAGGGGTTGAATGGCGCAGCAAAACGACTGTGATTAGAATGAAAAGTGACCATTTCACGCATGGTTGTCAATTACATTTTCACGATAGCCAACAGTCCAAAAACGTTCAGCAGCAATCATTTGACCTCGCTATTGATTGCCGTGGCATTGGTGCAAAAAAATCGACAAAAAACGAGCTAGATAACAACGCAGAGCTCAGCGATTTACGCGCCGTGCGCGGTGAACTTTTTCAACTTTTTGCGCCTCAAGTTAATATTTCACGACCCGTCAGGCTAATGCACCCTCGCTATCAACTTTATATTGCACCAAAAGGCAAAGGCCATTATGTCATCGGCGCCACGGAAATTGAAAGTGATGATATTTCCCCTATGACGGTGCGTTCCGCGATGGAGTTACTCAGCGCGGCTTTCAGTGTACATCCGGGTTTCGCCGAGGCTAATATCCGTCAGCATATCAGCCAAGTTCGGCCCGCGTTTAGCGACAATCAACCAAAAATCATTGCCAACAATGCCTTAATGCAAGTGAACGGTCTTTACCGCCATGGTTTTTTGATTGCCCCTATCGTGCTATCACAAGTACTCGAGCATGTTGACAATTTAATGCGGCAACAACACCGCCATATTGATGATTATCGATACACTAGTTTACTTTCAATTTATCAAACTGAGCCATGTTATTAA
- a CDS encoding sulfur carrier protein ThiS: protein MKIYINGQVFKLSHLPSPINITSVLTATLPDSQQQQSFALALNGNFIGREDYCATFIQSNDSIDVLFPIVGG, encoded by the coding sequence ATGAAAATTTATATTAATGGTCAAGTGTTTAAGCTTTCTCACTTACCAAGTCCCATCAATATCACATCCGTGCTGACAGCAACTTTACCTGATAGTCAGCAACAACAAAGCTTTGCTTTAGCACTTAATGGTAACTTTATTGGCCGCGAAGATTATTGCGCTACCTTCATTCAAAGCAATGACAGTATTGATGTACTTTTCCCCATTGTTGGAGGTTAA
- a CDS encoding thiazole synthase, producing MSLSIYGQQLDSRLLIGSALYPSPEVMKQAILASGSQVVTLSLKRQNPLAQSGEKIWRYIQDTVQQSQGFLLPNTAGCKNAKEAITLAKMSRELFKTDWIKLEVIGDDYNLQPDPIALLIATEQLLADGFKVLPYCTDDLVICQRLYELGCKVIMPWASPIGTGKGLMNPYNLASIRQRLPNATLILDAGIGKPSDACIAMEMGFDGVLLNSAIALADNPVMMAKAFATAITAGESAYIAGTMPERQTAHPSTPTLDSPFWHNSEHK from the coding sequence ATGTCCTTAAGCATTTATGGCCAACAACTTGATAGCCGTTTACTGATTGGCTCAGCGCTCTATCCTTCTCCAGAAGTGATGAAACAGGCCATTCTTGCCAGTGGCTCCCAAGTTGTCACTTTGTCACTAAAACGGCAAAACCCCTTGGCGCAATCCGGCGAAAAAATTTGGCGTTATATTCAAGATACGGTTCAGCAAAGCCAAGGATTTTTGCTACCGAATACTGCCGGTTGCAAAAATGCGAAAGAAGCCATCACTTTAGCTAAAATGAGTCGTGAGTTATTTAAAACCGATTGGATAAAACTCGAAGTTATCGGCGATGATTATAACTTGCAACCGGATCCAATAGCGCTATTAATTGCCACTGAACAATTACTGGCTGATGGCTTCAAAGTACTGCCTTATTGCACCGATGACTTAGTTATTTGCCAACGTTTATATGAGCTTGGTTGCAAAGTTATTATGCCTTGGGCATCGCCTATCGGCACAGGAAAAGGCTTAATGAATCCTTATAACTTAGCCAGCATTCGTCAGCGTCTACCAAACGCAACACTCATTCTTGATGCCGGTATTGGCAAACCTTCTGATGCCTGTATAGCCATGGAAATGGGCTTTGATGGCGTACTATTAAATAGTGCTATTGCCCTTGCTGATAATCCGGTAATGATGGCAAAGGCCTTTGCCACAGCGATTACCGCCGGAGAATCAGCCTACATTGCCGGTACAATGCCAGAACGACAAACCGCGCACCCTAGCACCCCCACACTCGACAGCCCTTTTTGGCACAACTCAGAGCATAAATAA